Proteins encoded by one window of Kribbella flavida DSM 17836:
- a CDS encoding N-acetyltransferase — protein MTFEVVRADDPRCAVLEAAGYTVVGESWAARLRDPAPALLDHAVRRAVAAGVIVRELGPEYAVALHELETANERDYPYTPATHRVVGTVEVVRGLWSAGRVFGALDSDRLVGATHIRPDGETGFTSVLDGYRGRGIGQAVKAASILALLADGVRVFGTGGAALNGASLGANLALGYVVEERWRSYAPPVASTG, from the coding sequence ATGACGTTCGAGGTGGTCCGTGCCGACGACCCGCGCTGCGCCGTACTGGAGGCGGCCGGGTACACCGTCGTCGGCGAGTCCTGGGCCGCCCGGCTGCGCGACCCCGCTCCCGCCCTGCTGGACCACGCCGTACGCCGTGCTGTCGCGGCCGGGGTGATCGTGCGGGAGCTCGGACCGGAGTACGCGGTCGCGCTGCACGAGCTGGAGACGGCGAACGAGCGGGACTACCCCTACACCCCGGCGACGCATCGAGTGGTCGGTACGGTCGAGGTTGTCCGCGGGCTGTGGTCCGCAGGGCGGGTGTTCGGCGCGCTCGACAGCGACCGGCTGGTCGGGGCGACGCACATCCGGCCGGACGGGGAGACCGGGTTCACGTCGGTCCTGGACGGGTATCGCGGGCGCGGGATCGGGCAGGCGGTCAAGGCGGCGTCGATCCTGGCGCTGCTCGCCGACGGGGTGCGGGTCTTCGGTACCGGTGGCGCGGCGCTCAACGGCGCCAGCTTGGGTGCGAACCTGGCGCTCGGATACGTGGTCGAGGAACGGTGGCGCAGCTACGCGCCGCCGGTCGCGTCGACCGGGTAG
- a CDS encoding GNAT family N-acetyltransferase translates to MGYDLAKLELRWWRVADAVRLTAAHEDPAMAGQGGIRDTASAVDWIGRVADLDNGHVYAVADADDHPVGCVAVTNIDRHQVGWTWYWTIAAVRGQGVARDALRALVDWAHHDAGLYRLELGHRVDNPASCHVAAGAGFLREGLERERLAHDGARYDVERHARLVSDPLEPPSRPVTVAT, encoded by the coding sequence ATGGGGTACGACCTGGCGAAGCTCGAGCTGCGGTGGTGGCGGGTGGCCGACGCGGTCCGGCTGACCGCGGCGCACGAGGACCCCGCGATGGCCGGCCAGGGCGGCATCCGGGACACCGCGAGCGCGGTCGACTGGATCGGCCGGGTGGCCGACCTGGACAACGGCCACGTGTACGCCGTCGCCGACGCCGACGACCACCCGGTCGGCTGTGTCGCGGTGACCAACATCGACCGGCACCAGGTCGGCTGGACGTGGTACTGGACGATCGCCGCGGTCCGCGGCCAGGGCGTCGCCCGGGACGCTCTGCGCGCGCTCGTCGACTGGGCCCACCACGACGCCGGTCTGTACCGGCTGGAGCTCGGCCACCGGGTCGACAACCCGGCTTCCTGCCACGTCGCGGCCGGCGCCGGCTTCCTGCGCGAAGGGCTCGAACGCGAGCGCCTGGCCCACGACGGCGCCCGGTACGACGTCGAACGCCACGCCCGCCTGGTCTCCGACCCCCTGGAGCCACCGAGCCGCCCGGTCACCGTCGCGACCTAG
- a CDS encoding aldo/keto reductase, translating to MVTHKIRRIGDVEVSAIGLGAMPMSIEGRPDEDRSIATIHAALEAGITLIDTADAYHLTATDVGHNESLIAQALASYGGDTSNVLVATKGGHLRPGDGSWTLNGSPEYLKQAADASLKRLGVDAIGLYQFHRPDPNTPYAESVGAIRDLLDAGKIRLAGISNANPEQIKQASDILGGRLVSVQNQFSPAFRSSEPELELCDELGIAFLPWSPLGGISSASELGEKHPAFHQIASELGVSPQQLTLAWMLAKSEQVIPIPGSSRPETIRDSYAAVELELTPEQVAALDAA from the coding sequence ATGGTTACCCACAAGATCCGCCGGATCGGCGACGTCGAGGTCAGTGCGATCGGGCTCGGCGCGATGCCGATGTCGATCGAGGGCCGGCCCGACGAGGACCGCTCGATCGCGACCATCCACGCCGCCCTCGAGGCCGGTATCACGCTGATCGACACCGCCGACGCCTACCACCTGACCGCGACCGACGTCGGGCACAACGAGTCCCTGATCGCGCAGGCGCTCGCCTCGTACGGCGGGGACACGTCGAACGTGCTGGTCGCCACCAAGGGCGGCCACCTCCGCCCGGGCGACGGCTCCTGGACGCTGAACGGCTCACCCGAGTACCTGAAGCAGGCCGCCGACGCGTCGCTCAAGCGGCTCGGCGTGGACGCGATCGGCCTGTACCAGTTCCACCGGCCGGACCCGAACACGCCGTACGCCGAGTCGGTCGGCGCGATCCGGGACCTGCTCGACGCGGGCAAGATCCGGCTGGCCGGCATCTCGAACGCGAACCCGGAGCAGATCAAGCAGGCCAGTGACATCCTCGGCGGCCGCCTCGTATCGGTGCAGAACCAGTTCTCCCCGGCCTTCCGGTCCAGCGAGCCGGAGCTCGAGCTGTGCGACGAGCTCGGCATCGCGTTCCTGCCCTGGTCGCCGCTCGGCGGCATCTCCAGCGCGTCCGAACTCGGCGAGAAGCACCCGGCCTTCCACCAGATCGCCTCCGAGCTCGGCGTCAGCCCGCAGCAGCTCACGCTGGCCTGGATGCTGGCGAAGTCCGAGCAGGTCATCCCGATCCCGGGGTCGAGCCGGCCGGAGACGATCCGCGACTCCTACGCCGCGGTCGAGCTGGAGCTGACCCCGGAGCAGGTGGCCGCGCTCGACGCCGCCTGA
- the fgd gene encoding glucose-6-phosphate dehydrogenase (coenzyme-F420), translated as MSIRIGYKASAEQFGPRDLVEYAVRAEELGLDSVTVSDHFLPWRHEGGHAPFALAWMAAVGERTNRVLIGTSVLTPTFRYNPAVIAQAFATMGLLYPGRIMLGVGTGEALNEIAVSGREWPEFKERFARLREAVDLIRDLWTKEGVSSDGPFYPTVDASIYDRPETPVKVYVAAGGPLVAKYAGRAGDGFIATSGKGMELYTEKLLPAVKEGAEKAGKTFEDVDRMLEVKVSYDRDPEAALENTRFWAPLSLTPEQKHSVDSATEMERLADELPIEQVAKRWIVASDPEQAVKQFRPYLEAGFNHFVVHGPGHDQERFLTQFTEDVVPLLRKLG; from the coding sequence GTGAGCATTCGGATCGGCTACAAGGCGTCGGCGGAGCAGTTCGGGCCGCGGGACCTGGTGGAGTACGCGGTGCGGGCGGAGGAGCTCGGGCTGGACAGCGTCACCGTCTCGGACCACTTCCTGCCCTGGCGGCACGAGGGCGGGCACGCGCCGTTCGCGCTGGCCTGGATGGCGGCCGTCGGCGAGCGGACGAACCGGGTGCTGATCGGTACGTCGGTGCTGACGCCGACGTTCCGCTACAACCCGGCCGTGATCGCGCAGGCGTTCGCCACGATGGGCCTGCTGTACCCGGGCCGGATCATGCTCGGCGTCGGCACCGGCGAGGCGCTGAACGAGATCGCCGTGTCCGGCCGCGAGTGGCCCGAGTTCAAGGAGCGTTTCGCCCGGTTGCGGGAGGCCGTCGACCTGATCCGCGACCTGTGGACCAAGGAGGGTGTCAGCTCCGACGGCCCGTTCTACCCGACCGTCGACGCCTCGATCTACGACCGGCCGGAGACGCCGGTCAAGGTGTACGTCGCGGCGGGCGGCCCGCTGGTCGCGAAGTACGCCGGCCGCGCCGGTGACGGCTTCATCGCGACGTCCGGCAAGGGCATGGAGCTGTACACCGAGAAGCTGCTCCCGGCCGTCAAGGAGGGCGCCGAGAAGGCCGGCAAGACCTTCGAGGACGTCGACCGGATGCTCGAGGTCAAGGTCTCCTACGACCGGGACCCGGAGGCGGCACTGGAGAACACCCGGTTCTGGGCGCCGCTGTCGCTCACCCCGGAGCAGAAGCACAGCGTGGACAGCGCGACCGAGATGGAGCGGCTGGCCGACGAGCTGCCGATCGAGCAGGTCGCCAAGCGCTGGATCGTCGCCTCGGACCCCGAGCAGGCCGTCAAGCAGTTCCGTCCGTACCTGGAGGCCGGCTTCAACCACTTCGTCGTGCACGGGCCGGGCCATGACCAGGAGCGGTTCCTGACCCAGTTCACCGAGGACGTCGTACCGCTGCTGCGCAAGCTCGGCTGA
- a CDS encoding LLM class flavin-dependent oxidoreductase, translating into MQFGVFTVGDVTEDPTTGTTVSEAERIKAMVTIALKAEEVGLDVFATGEHHNPPFVPSSPTTMLGYIAARTSKLILSTSTTLITTNDPVKIAEDYAMLQHLADGRVDLMMGRGNTGPVYPWFGQDIRNGIQLAVENYALLRRLWREDVVDWEGNFRTPLQGFTSTPRPLDGVPPFVWHGSIRSPEIAEQAAYYGDGFFHNNIFWPASHTQQMIDLYRRRFEHYGHGAADQAIVGLGGQVFMRKNSQDAVREFRPYFDNAPVYGHGPSLEDFTRETPLTVGSPQEVIERTLTFREKFGDYQRQLFLMDHAGLPLKTVLEQLDLLGEEVVPVLRKEFATLKPAHVPDAPTHASLKVAAERAHALESLSAPEPVATGEGAER; encoded by the coding sequence ATGCAGTTCGGTGTGTTCACCGTCGGCGACGTCACCGAGGACCCCACCACCGGGACCACGGTCAGCGAGGCCGAGCGGATCAAGGCGATGGTGACGATCGCGCTGAAGGCCGAGGAGGTCGGGCTGGACGTGTTCGCCACCGGCGAGCACCACAACCCGCCGTTCGTGCCGTCGTCGCCGACCACGATGCTCGGCTACATCGCGGCGCGCACGTCGAAGCTGATCCTGTCCACCTCGACGACGCTGATCACCACCAACGACCCGGTGAAGATCGCCGAGGACTACGCGATGCTGCAGCACCTGGCCGACGGCCGGGTGGACCTGATGATGGGTCGCGGCAACACCGGGCCGGTCTACCCGTGGTTCGGGCAGGACATCCGCAACGGCATCCAGCTCGCGGTCGAGAACTACGCGCTGCTGCGCCGGCTCTGGCGCGAGGACGTGGTCGACTGGGAAGGCAACTTCCGGACCCCGCTGCAGGGCTTCACCTCGACGCCGCGGCCGCTGGACGGCGTACCGCCGTTCGTCTGGCACGGCTCGATCCGCAGCCCGGAGATCGCCGAGCAGGCGGCGTACTACGGTGACGGGTTCTTCCACAACAACATCTTCTGGCCGGCGTCGCACACCCAGCAGATGATCGACCTGTACCGGCGGCGGTTCGAGCACTACGGGCACGGCGCCGCGGACCAGGCGATCGTCGGGCTGGGCGGACAGGTGTTCATGCGGAAGAACTCGCAGGACGCGGTGCGCGAGTTCCGGCCGTACTTCGACAACGCCCCGGTCTACGGGCACGGGCCGTCGCTGGAGGACTTCACCAGGGAGACGCCGCTGACCGTGGGCAGCCCTCAGGAAGTGATCGAGCGGACGCTGACGTTCCGGGAGAAGTTCGGTGACTACCAGCGGCAGCTGTTCCTGATGGACCACGCTGGTCTGCCGCTGAAGACGGTGCTCGAGCAGCTGGACCTGCTCGGCGAGGAGGTCGTTCCGGTGCTGCGCAAGGAGTTCGCGACGCTGAAGCCGGCGCACGTGCCGGACGCGCCGACGCACGCGTCGCTGAAGGTCGCCGCCGAGCGGGCGCACGCGCTGGAGTCGCTGTCCGCGCCGGAGCCGGTCGCGACGGGCGAGGGGGCCGAGCGATGA
- a CDS encoding SDR family NAD(P)-dependent oxidoreductase gives MRFLDFSDQVVLVTGASSGIGAAAAVGFAQTGATVALHYHHNESGAGHTLSAVNTAGGSGSVHQADLADPAAADALVGAVIARHGRIDVLVNNAGDLVKRTPVTEIADEEWHRILDVNLTSVFAMSRRIVPVLRAQGGGAIVNVTSIAGRNGGGGGSVAYATSKGAVSTFTRGLAKELAADGIRVNAIAPGIISTPFHDRHTGAEQMRALLGTVPMGRAGTPHECVGTILFLASDAMSSYVTGQVIEVNGGQLMP, from the coding sequence ATGCGATTTCTCGACTTCTCCGACCAGGTCGTGCTCGTCACCGGTGCCAGCAGCGGGATCGGGGCGGCCGCGGCGGTGGGGTTCGCGCAGACCGGCGCGACCGTGGCTCTGCATTACCACCACAACGAGTCCGGCGCCGGGCACACGCTGAGCGCGGTGAACACCGCCGGCGGCAGCGGTTCGGTGCACCAGGCCGATCTCGCCGACCCGGCCGCGGCCGACGCGCTGGTCGGCGCCGTGATCGCCCGGCACGGCCGGATCGACGTCCTGGTGAACAACGCCGGCGACCTGGTCAAGCGGACTCCGGTGACCGAGATCGCGGACGAGGAGTGGCACCGGATCCTGGACGTGAACCTGACCTCGGTGTTCGCGATGAGCCGGCGGATCGTGCCGGTACTGCGCGCCCAGGGCGGCGGCGCGATCGTCAACGTCACCTCGATCGCCGGCCGCAACGGCGGCGGAGGCGGCTCGGTGGCCTACGCCACCAGCAAGGGGGCCGTCAGCACCTTCACCCGCGGTCTGGCCAAGGAGCTGGCCGCCGACGGGATCCGGGTCAACGCGATCGCGCCCGGCATCATCAGTACGCCGTTCCACGACCGCCACACCGGCGCGGAGCAGATGCGGGCCCTGCTCGGCACCGTGCCGATGGGCCGCGCCGGAACGCCGCACGAGTGCGTCGGCACGATCCTGTTCCTCGCCTCCGACGCGATGAGCTCCTACGTCACCGGTCAGGTCATCGAAGTGAATGGCGGCCAGTTGATGCCTTGA
- a CDS encoding FMN reductase: MTAPGGERTIAVVTAGLTTPSSTRLLADQLAAAVRDTLDGRGIPRRVVTIELRDVAHDLTNNLLTGFPSESLREVLETVVKADALIAVTPTFSASYNGLFKMFFDVLDDKALVGKPVLLGATGGTERHSLVLEYALRPLFAYLQAVVVPTAVYAASSDWGPHATALRARVERAATELVDLISHEPTKPPIDPFANPTPFEDLLKG; this comes from the coding sequence ATGACCGCGCCGGGTGGGGAGCGCACGATCGCCGTGGTGACCGCCGGACTGACCACTCCGTCGTCAACCCGGCTGCTCGCCGACCAGCTCGCCGCGGCCGTCCGGGACACCCTCGACGGCCGGGGCATCCCGCGCCGGGTGGTGACGATCGAGCTGCGCGACGTGGCGCACGACCTGACCAACAACCTCCTCACGGGCTTCCCGTCGGAGAGCCTGCGCGAGGTGCTGGAGACGGTGGTGAAGGCCGACGCGCTGATCGCAGTGACGCCGACCTTCAGCGCGTCGTACAACGGGCTGTTCAAGATGTTCTTCGACGTGCTGGACGACAAGGCGCTGGTCGGCAAGCCGGTGCTGCTCGGCGCGACCGGCGGCACCGAACGGCACTCGCTGGTGCTGGAGTACGCGCTGCGCCCGCTCTTCGCCTACCTGCAGGCGGTCGTCGTACCCACCGCCGTGTACGCCGCGTCGTCGGACTGGGGCCCGCACGCCACCGCCCTCCGCGCCCGCGTCGAACGCGCCGCCACCGAACTCGTCGACCTCATCTCCCACGAGCCCACCAAGCCCCCGATCGACCCGTTCGCCAACCCCACCCCGTTCGAAGACCTCCTCAAGGGCTGA
- a CDS encoding alkaline phosphatase D family protein — protein MSLSRRRFLGYGGAGTAAVLLGTGAWDASTTYAAPSGSGNPFTLGVASGDPRYDSVVLWTRLALDPFAVDGRGGMPAKPVRVEYEVARDERFRHVVRRSSVLATPELGHSVHPEIHGLQPDHEYYYRFRTGHEVSATGRTRTTPHPFSSPRELRFAFASCNAWQDGFFTAYQHLAAEDLDLVVHLGDYLYESGVRTNRRGVVTDPRFHTETFDLARYRLQYSLYKSEAPLQAAHAAHPWIHTIDDHEVENNWAGDLSQADTEPDQDPAVFRIRRAQAFQAMYENMPLRHDQMPSGPDVRLHRRLPYGRLADITMLDTRQYRSDQPCGDGASATCNDRFDPDNTMLGGKQKAWLLDGFRRSNARWQVLGNQAPMGQTDWNPGPETHVWLDPWDGYVAERNEVLGAAQDAGVRNLVVITGDRHQNYALELKRDYADPASATVGTEFVGTSITSGGDGSDTTDQGNQFLAANPHLKFFNSQRGYVRVSVDRFRWRSDFRVVPYVTTPGAPISTRATYLVEDRTPHVHPA, from the coding sequence ATGTCACTCTCCCGTCGGCGTTTTCTCGGGTACGGCGGTGCCGGCACCGCCGCGGTGCTGCTCGGCACCGGCGCCTGGGACGCCTCGACCACGTACGCGGCGCCCAGCGGCTCCGGCAACCCCTTCACCCTCGGCGTGGCCTCCGGCGACCCGAGGTACGACAGCGTCGTGCTGTGGACCCGGCTGGCCCTCGACCCGTTCGCCGTGGACGGCCGCGGCGGGATGCCGGCCAAGCCGGTCCGGGTCGAGTACGAGGTGGCCCGGGACGAGCGGTTCCGGCACGTGGTCCGCCGGTCGAGCGTGCTGGCGACCCCGGAGCTGGGCCACTCGGTGCACCCCGAGATCCACGGGCTGCAGCCGGACCACGAGTACTACTACCGGTTCCGCACCGGCCACGAGGTCTCGGCGACCGGCCGCACCCGGACCACGCCGCACCCGTTCTCCTCGCCGCGGGAACTGCGGTTCGCGTTCGCGTCGTGCAACGCCTGGCAGGACGGGTTCTTCACGGCGTACCAGCACCTGGCGGCCGAGGACCTCGACCTGGTCGTGCACCTGGGCGACTACCTCTACGAGTCGGGCGTCCGGACGAACCGGCGGGGCGTGGTGACGGATCCGCGGTTCCACACCGAGACGTTCGACCTGGCGCGCTACCGGCTGCAGTACTCGCTCTACAAGTCGGAGGCGCCGCTGCAGGCAGCGCACGCCGCGCACCCGTGGATCCACACCATCGACGACCACGAGGTGGAGAACAACTGGGCCGGCGACCTGTCCCAGGCCGACACCGAGCCGGACCAGGACCCGGCGGTGTTCCGGATCCGTCGCGCGCAGGCGTTCCAGGCGATGTACGAGAACATGCCGCTGCGGCACGACCAGATGCCGTCCGGCCCGGACGTCCGGCTGCACCGGCGGCTGCCGTACGGGCGGCTGGCCGACATCACCATGCTGGACACCCGGCAGTACCGCTCCGACCAGCCGTGCGGCGACGGTGCCTCGGCGACCTGCAACGACCGGTTCGACCCGGACAACACCATGCTCGGCGGCAAGCAGAAGGCCTGGCTGCTGGACGGGTTCCGCCGCTCGAACGCCCGCTGGCAGGTGCTCGGCAACCAGGCTCCGATGGGTCAGACCGACTGGAACCCCGGCCCGGAGACGCACGTCTGGCTGGACCCGTGGGACGGCTACGTCGCCGAGCGCAACGAGGTGCTCGGCGCCGCCCAGGACGCCGGCGTTCGCAACCTGGTGGTGATCACCGGTGACCGGCACCAGAACTACGCGCTCGAGCTGAAGCGCGACTACGCCGACCCGGCCTCGGCCACGGTCGGCACGGAGTTCGTCGGCACGTCGATCACCAGCGGTGGCGACGGCTCCGACACCACCGACCAGGGCAACCAGTTCCTGGCCGCGAACCCGCACCTGAAGTTCTTCAACTCCCAGCGTGGCTACGTCCGGGTCAGCGTCGACCGGTTCCGCTGGCGCTCGGACTTCCGCGTTGTCCCGTACGTCACCACCCCGGGCGCCCCGATCAGCACCCGCGCGACGTACCTCGTCGAGGACCGCACCCCGCACGTCCACCCGGCCTGA
- a CDS encoding carbon-nitrogen hydrolase family protein, which translates to MTANRSLKRQVRARAAKTGESYTTALRHFRPTLRGDEMPKTLRLAVAQTTYRDDPRDPALLRASGQEIRRLMRDAHAAGARIVHFTEGATCFPNKHLMSSTGPDEVGPADWTRFRWDVLRDELTAITRLAGELGLWTVLGSVHPLTAPNRPHNSLYVISDRGKVATRYDERTLSTTKRTWMYTAGTAPVTFEVDGFTFGCALGMDVHMHELFSAYEDQEVDCLLVSTTGGVPVGPAEAAEAQGYAATHHFWVSFAVTAEHSLAVPSGVTGLDGSWTAQCPADGRPAVTLVELNPEDRSPGLRTWRRNTRRALADHLTAPADTRSTTRTSF; encoded by the coding sequence ATGACAGCCAACAGGAGTCTCAAACGCCAGGTCCGGGCGCGCGCCGCCAAGACCGGCGAGTCCTACACGACCGCCCTCCGGCACTTCCGTCCGACTCTCCGAGGAGACGAGATGCCGAAGACCTTGCGACTGGCCGTGGCGCAGACCACCTACCGCGACGACCCGCGCGACCCCGCGCTGCTGCGCGCGAGCGGGCAGGAGATCCGCCGGCTGATGCGGGACGCGCACGCGGCCGGCGCCCGGATCGTGCACTTCACCGAAGGCGCGACCTGCTTCCCGAACAAGCACCTGATGTCGTCCACCGGGCCCGACGAGGTCGGTCCGGCCGACTGGACCCGGTTCCGGTGGGACGTGCTGCGCGACGAACTGACCGCCATCACCCGGCTGGCGGGCGAGCTCGGGCTGTGGACGGTCCTTGGCTCGGTGCATCCGCTGACCGCGCCGAACCGCCCGCACAACAGCCTGTACGTGATCTCCGACCGCGGAAAGGTGGCGACCCGGTACGACGAACGCACGCTGTCGACCACCAAGCGGACCTGGATGTACACGGCGGGGACGGCGCCGGTGACGTTCGAGGTGGACGGGTTCACCTTCGGGTGCGCCCTGGGGATGGACGTTCACATGCACGAACTGTTCAGCGCGTACGAGGACCAGGAGGTCGACTGCCTGCTCGTCTCGACGACGGGCGGCGTCCCGGTCGGCCCTGCGGAAGCTGCCGAGGCCCAGGGGTACGCGGCAACGCACCACTTCTGGGTCAGCTTCGCGGTGACGGCCGAGCACAGCCTGGCCGTTCCGTCGGGCGTGACCGGGCTGGACGGCTCGTGGACAGCCCAGTGCCCGGCCGACGGCCGGCCGGCGGTGACGCTGGTCGAGCTGAACCCCGAGGACCGGAGCCCCGGCCTGCGGACCTGGCGCCGCAACACCCGCCGCGCCCTCGCCGACCATCTGACCGCGCCCGCGGACACCCGAAGCACCACCCGCACCAGCTTCTGA
- a CDS encoding FkbM family methyltransferase, translating into MELRDGGVGRAAWRLPYVAERVGGAGAARRVAQVVGRLEGARRGGVHRVATRISPRLADRNPELVKISPDWAVDAIDVRRHGLRLQLDLRDNLQAVLYYAGRYEPTTSRFLTAELRAGDVMLDIGANIGLHTLGVARRLRELSSGRVIAFEPAEDSLAKLQEAAERNGLDELIDTVPAALGDRTQEAALHADSRYDVADTGVRSLSADGEVVQQVTVVRLDDWARANDLNRLNLVKIDVEGAELDVLRGAAHTLTRLRPRAILVEDKLEDQRSRLYEVLDELGYRPTGDLLDHNRLFRRDRSLKASTGRHSLR; encoded by the coding sequence ATGGAGCTTCGGGATGGTGGGGTGGGGCGGGCCGCTTGGCGGTTGCCGTACGTCGCCGAGCGGGTCGGCGGCGCCGGGGCCGCGCGACGGGTGGCTCAGGTGGTGGGACGGCTCGAAGGCGCGCGGCGAGGCGGCGTGCACCGGGTGGCGACCCGGATCTCGCCGCGGCTGGCGGACCGAAATCCTGAGCTGGTGAAGATCTCCCCGGACTGGGCCGTCGACGCGATCGACGTCCGCCGGCACGGTCTGCGGCTGCAGCTCGACCTGCGCGACAACCTCCAGGCCGTCCTGTACTACGCCGGCCGCTACGAGCCGACCACCTCCCGCTTCCTCACCGCCGAGCTGCGCGCCGGCGACGTCATGCTCGACATCGGCGCGAACATCGGCCTGCACACGCTCGGCGTGGCCCGGCGGCTGCGTGAGCTGAGCTCCGGCCGGGTGATCGCGTTCGAGCCGGCCGAGGACTCCCTGGCGAAGTTGCAAGAAGCTGCCGAGCGCAACGGTCTCGACGAGCTGATCGACACCGTCCCGGCCGCCCTCGGCGATCGCACCCAAGAGGCCGCCCTGCACGCCGACAGCCGGTACGACGTCGCCGACACCGGCGTTCGCTCCCTGTCCGCGGACGGCGAGGTCGTGCAGCAGGTGACCGTGGTCCGGCTGGACGACTGGGCCCGGGCCAACGACCTGAACCGCCTCAACCTGGTGAAGATCGACGTCGAAGGCGCCGAGCTCGACGTACTGCGCGGCGCCGCGCACACGCTGACCCGGCTGCGGCCGCGCGCCATCCTGGTCGAGGACAAGCTGGAGGACCAGCGGTCCCGGCTGTACGAGGTGCTCGACGAGCTCGGTTACCGGCCGACCGGCGACCTGCTCGACCACAACCGGCTGTTCCGCCGGGACCGGTCGCTCAAGGCATCAACTGGCCGCCATTCACTTCGATGA
- a CDS encoding DUF72 domain-containing protein, whose translation MERWTDGPYRIGISGWRYAPWRKAFYPDGLPQRAELEYAARRLNSIELNGSFYSLQRPASYQRWCDQTPAGFVFAVKGPRFVTHMKKLAEVDAPLANFFASGVLALGDKLGPVLWQLPPNLGYDEDRLAAFFQLLPRTTGEAAELAKRHDERMEGRALLECAVDVPIRHALEVRHASYERSEFVELLRAHDVALVCADTAGKWPMLDDVTSDFVYVRLHGAEELYVSGYDDDALDRWARRIKTWHSGRTPTDGQRVGSPAPRQRRNVYVYFDNDVKVRAPFDAEGLARRLGVELG comes from the coding sequence ATGGAGCGCTGGACGGACGGGCCGTACCGGATCGGGATCTCCGGCTGGCGGTACGCGCCGTGGCGAAAGGCCTTCTATCCCGACGGGCTGCCGCAGCGGGCAGAGCTCGAGTACGCCGCGCGCAGGCTGAACTCGATCGAGCTGAACGGTTCGTTCTACTCGCTGCAGCGGCCGGCGTCGTACCAGCGCTGGTGCGACCAGACGCCGGCCGGGTTCGTCTTCGCGGTCAAGGGGCCGCGGTTCGTCACGCACATGAAGAAGCTGGCCGAGGTGGACGCCCCGCTGGCGAACTTCTTCGCCTCCGGGGTGCTGGCGCTCGGCGACAAGCTGGGCCCGGTGCTGTGGCAGCTGCCGCCGAACCTGGGCTACGACGAGGACCGGTTGGCCGCGTTTTTCCAGCTGTTGCCCAGGACAACTGGTGAAGCGGCCGAGCTGGCGAAGCGGCACGACGAGCGGATGGAGGGTCGCGCGCTGCTCGAGTGCGCGGTCGACGTCCCGATCCGGCATGCGCTGGAGGTTCGGCACGCGTCGTACGAGCGGAGCGAGTTCGTCGAGCTGCTGCGTGCGCACGACGTCGCGCTGGTGTGTGCCGACACCGCGGGCAAGTGGCCGATGCTGGACGACGTGACGTCCGACTTCGTCTACGTCCGGCTGCACGGGGCCGAGGAGCTGTACGTCAGCGGGTACGACGACGACGCGCTGGACCGCTGGGCGCGCCGGATCAAGACCTGGCACAGCGGCCGGACGCCGACCGACGGGCAGCGGGTCGGATCCCCCGCACCGCGTCAGCGACGGAACGTGTACGTGTACTTCGACAACGACGTGAAGGTGCGGGCCCCGTTCGACGCCGAGGGCCTGGCCCGGCGCCTCGGCGTCGAACTCGGTTGA
- a CDS encoding tetratricopeptide repeat protein, with translation MEDMRALSYGLGRQYFEEKDYRGAIRALRPVVEETPDDVGTRLLLARAYYHSALLKPAEEHLHEVLTREPTEYYAHLMMARTLERQSRHDEAVKHRRIAAALTGNDELLQPHRV, from the coding sequence ATGGAAGACATGCGTGCACTGAGCTACGGCCTGGGCCGGCAGTACTTCGAGGAGAAGGACTACCGCGGCGCGATCCGGGCCCTGCGGCCGGTCGTCGAGGAGACGCCGGACGACGTCGGCACCCGGCTGCTGCTCGCCCGGGCCTACTACCACTCCGCGCTGCTCAAGCCGGCCGAGGAGCACCTGCACGAGGTGCTGACGCGCGAGCCCACGGAGTACTACGCGCATCTGATGATGGCGCGGACGCTGGAGCGTCAGTCCAGGCACGACGAAGCCGTCAAGCACCGGCGCATCGCCGCTGCTCTGACGGGCAACGACGAGCTGCTGCAGCCGCATCGGGTGTAG